From a region of the Spelaeicoccus albus genome:
- a CDS encoding GNAT family N-acetyltransferase yields MSQTGYPASWEADVVLRDGGAAHLRPIRPEDADAVQAFHEAQSEESVYLRFFAPLRKIPQRELEHFTNVDYRDRVAFVVTVGGRIIGIGRYDRTGEDTAEVAFNVSDAHQGRGLGSVLLEHLAAAARERGMREFSAEVLPQNSAMLGVFVQAGYEVARRFDDGVVDVRFDLDPTEKSRAVMAAREHRAESLSVRGLLHPRSVVVIGASRNPKSTGNLILKNLVDADFDGDLWVVHPEADTVLGVPAYRSTADLPGPADIAVIAVPADSVIDVVRQCAEASVKGVVVVSSGFAETGSEGLARQRELVRTARANGMRVVGPNSFGLLNADPDVRLNASLAPFLPPTGDFGLFSQSGALGIAVLASAARRGLGVSSFVSAGNRADLSGNDMMQYWEEDPGTRAVGLYLESIGNPRKFSRIARRLASTKPVVVVKSDITGSELPPGHSVRTSRSPREALDQMLHQAGVIRAGTIHRLFDVAGVLTAQPLPAGNRVGVVGNSAALATLVVQAGSARGLDMSADAVSLHPEASADEFSGALAEVFGRGDIDSVVVTFTPSIGASETEVAAALARTAATSGKTTVACFLGVHGVTEALSATIETDGTERTLAVPGYPSPEDAVWALAAVTNYSDWRRADHGSLVVPSGIDSRRAARLVAEWLDTADGDVVLDSARVAELLGCYGIDILGSSVVDTVDDAVRAADHLGWPVALKAVESRLRHRLDLGGVVLNVDDATELRSDFAHLQRAIADIAGDTGHTASVEVQAMAPTGVACVVRTGEDPLFGPLVSFGLAGDATELLGDVAYRVAPLTDVDVAELVRNVKASPRLFGRHGLPPVDIGALEDLIARVSVLADDLPAVKSLDINPVVVSTSGVHLLGADVTVSPGSDRNDAPRRRLA; encoded by the coding sequence ATGAGTCAGACCGGCTACCCCGCATCCTGGGAAGCCGACGTCGTGCTGCGTGACGGCGGCGCCGCGCACTTGCGTCCGATCCGGCCCGAGGACGCCGATGCGGTGCAGGCATTTCACGAAGCGCAGTCGGAAGAGTCAGTGTACTTGCGCTTCTTTGCGCCGCTGCGAAAAATTCCGCAGCGCGAACTCGAACACTTCACGAACGTCGATTACCGCGACCGTGTGGCGTTCGTCGTCACCGTTGGCGGTCGGATCATCGGAATCGGCCGTTACGACCGCACCGGCGAGGATACGGCGGAAGTCGCGTTCAACGTTTCCGACGCACATCAGGGCCGCGGTCTCGGCTCGGTGTTGCTCGAGCACCTGGCCGCCGCGGCCCGCGAGCGCGGAATGCGTGAGTTCTCGGCCGAAGTACTGCCGCAGAATTCGGCGATGCTGGGTGTGTTCGTGCAGGCCGGATACGAGGTGGCCAGGCGGTTCGACGACGGCGTGGTCGACGTCCGGTTCGATCTGGACCCAACCGAGAAGTCCCGTGCCGTGATGGCTGCGCGTGAACATCGTGCCGAATCGCTCAGCGTACGCGGGCTGTTGCATCCGCGGTCCGTCGTGGTCATCGGCGCCAGCCGGAACCCGAAATCGACGGGCAATCTGATTTTGAAGAATCTCGTCGATGCGGATTTCGACGGCGACCTGTGGGTCGTGCACCCCGAAGCCGACACGGTGCTCGGCGTGCCGGCCTACCGGAGCACTGCGGATCTGCCCGGGCCGGCAGATATCGCCGTTATCGCAGTTCCGGCCGACTCGGTGATCGACGTCGTCCGGCAGTGCGCCGAGGCGTCCGTCAAGGGCGTTGTCGTCGTGTCCAGTGGATTCGCCGAGACCGGCAGCGAGGGGCTGGCCCGGCAGCGTGAGCTCGTTCGGACGGCGCGTGCCAACGGCATGCGCGTGGTCGGACCCAATTCGTTCGGACTGCTCAACGCCGATCCCGACGTCCGATTGAATGCGTCGTTGGCGCCGTTCTTGCCGCCGACCGGGGATTTCGGACTGTTCAGTCAGTCCGGTGCTCTGGGGATCGCCGTCCTGGCGTCCGCGGCTCGGCGGGGCCTCGGCGTGTCGAGCTTCGTGTCGGCAGGAAACCGCGCCGATCTGTCCGGCAACGACATGATGCAGTACTGGGAGGAGGACCCGGGAACCCGGGCCGTGGGGCTGTATTTGGAATCGATCGGCAATCCGCGCAAGTTCTCCCGTATCGCGCGCCGGCTGGCGTCGACCAAGCCCGTCGTCGTCGTCAAATCGGACATCACCGGTTCCGAGCTCCCGCCCGGGCACTCGGTGCGCACGTCGCGATCGCCGCGCGAAGCACTTGATCAAATGCTCCACCAGGCAGGCGTCATCCGCGCCGGCACGATCCACCGGCTGTTCGATGTGGCAGGGGTGCTCACGGCGCAGCCGCTACCGGCCGGAAATCGGGTCGGAGTCGTCGGCAATTCCGCGGCTCTTGCCACTCTCGTCGTCCAAGCCGGCTCGGCGCGCGGGCTGGATATGAGCGCCGATGCCGTCTCCTTGCACCCGGAAGCGTCGGCGGATGAGTTCAGCGGCGCGTTGGCCGAGGTGTTCGGGCGGGGCGACATCGATTCGGTGGTCGTCACATTCACGCCGTCCATCGGAGCCTCGGAAACCGAAGTCGCGGCCGCACTGGCGCGGACGGCGGCCACGAGCGGAAAGACGACGGTTGCCTGCTTTTTGGGCGTGCACGGTGTGACGGAAGCTTTGTCGGCCACCATCGAGACCGACGGCACTGAGCGGACTCTTGCAGTGCCGGGTTATCCGAGCCCGGAAGACGCCGTGTGGGCATTGGCCGCCGTGACGAACTACTCCGACTGGCGCCGGGCCGATCACGGTTCGCTCGTCGTGCCGTCCGGCATCGATTCCCGGCGGGCTGCCCGACTCGTCGCCGAATGGCTCGATACCGCGGACGGCGACGTCGTCCTCGATTCCGCTCGGGTCGCCGAGCTGCTCGGATGCTACGGCATCGACATCCTCGGGTCGAGTGTGGTCGACACCGTCGACGACGCGGTCCGGGCCGCCGACCATCTGGGGTGGCCCGTCGCGTTGAAGGCCGTCGAAAGCAGGCTTCGGCACCGGCTCGACTTGGGCGGCGTCGTCCTGAACGTCGACGATGCCACCGAGCTGCGGTCGGATTTCGCACACCTGCAGCGGGCGATCGCCGACATCGCCGGGGACACCGGCCACACGGCGTCCGTCGAGGTGCAGGCCATGGCCCCGACCGGCGTGGCATGCGTGGTGCGCACCGGCGAGGATCCGTTGTTCGGCCCGCTCGTGTCGTTCGGACTGGCCGGGGATGCCACCGAACTACTCGGCGATGTGGCCTATCGGGTCGCGCCGCTGACCGATGTGGACGTCGCCGAGCTTGTCCGCAACGTCAAAGCCAGCCCGCGGCTGTTCGGCCGGCACGGCTTGCCGCCGGTCGACATCGGCGCGCTGGAGGACCTCATTGCCCGGGTCTCGGTTCTCGCCGACGATCTGCCGGCCGTGAAGTCCCTGGACATCAACCCCGTGGTCGTATCGACGTCGGGCGTCCACCTCTTGGGCGCCGATGTGACGGTATCGCCGGGCTCCGATCGGAACGATGCGCCCCGCCGGCGGCTCGCCTGA
- a CDS encoding DUF5998 family protein, which yields MSVNPAAQAEAVPSDVLADLQSAGYYPDLAARVLSDALFGEPVKSHLVHVETHFDLDEVHRHITILLVTPTRLVLGHIDDDSGASETGPAVAQATTEDIDLEHVRTVMIGYVFDSPERYRPGQAPRDVTVTIAWGAVSRIEMRPDGCSDPNCDADHGYVGVSGSEDLALRVTADAEGQDAVDRTLAFGLTLRAAAQRARRA from the coding sequence ATGTCAGTCAATCCCGCCGCGCAGGCGGAAGCCGTGCCGTCCGATGTTCTCGCCGATCTGCAAAGCGCCGGATATTATCCAGACCTGGCCGCCAGAGTGCTGTCGGACGCGCTCTTCGGCGAACCGGTGAAATCGCACCTCGTCCACGTTGAGACGCATTTCGACCTCGACGAAGTGCACCGTCACATCACCATTCTGCTCGTCACGCCGACCCGCTTGGTGCTTGGGCACATCGACGACGATTCCGGCGCCTCGGAGACCGGCCCGGCAGTCGCCCAGGCCACCACGGAAGACATCGATCTCGAACACGTGCGCACCGTCATGATCGGCTACGTCTTCGACAGCCCGGAGCGGTACCGACCCGGCCAAGCACCCCGCGACGTCACTGTGACCATCGCTTGGGGTGCGGTGTCGCGGATCGAGATGCGACCGGACGGCTGCTCGGACCCGAACTGCGACGCCGACCACGGATATGTCGGCGTGTCCGGCAGCGAGGATCTGGCCTTGCGGGTGACAGCGGATGCCGAAGGTCAAGATGCCGTCGACCGCACTCTTGCGTTCGGGCTCACCTTGCGCGCTGCCGCTCAGCGCGCCCGGCGGGCCTGA
- a CDS encoding alkaline phosphatase family protein produces the protein MDGLRFAPPRYDEGGLADVLPGVARALGVDPALPRRPYPLDFGEARSAVVVLIDGLGGRMLSGHAAHTPYLRGLLRTGRRLQAGFPSTTANSLSTLGTGLLPGAHGVVGYRVLDPDLDVILNQLTWNKPTDPKTWVPAPTLLEVLSETQLDVVSFGEAKFAARGLNQASLRGGRFVPSKTLRERVDHAAGELRRPGSHLAYLYWGDLDKIGHQHGVDSWAWLEELERIDSELKRLAASVPPDTLLVITADHGMVDVPHADRLDLADRPELRAGLRHVGGEPRAVHLYAESGATPDVAAAWRETVGDKAEVITRDEAIAEGLFGPVAPRNLERIGNVLVISAPGFSVVDSANESPAALALIGHHGGLTLDELEIPLLWTVS, from the coding sequence ATGGACGGACTCCGATTCGCCCCGCCCCGCTACGACGAGGGCGGCCTGGCCGACGTTCTTCCCGGCGTGGCTCGTGCTCTTGGCGTCGACCCGGCGTTGCCGCGTCGTCCGTACCCGTTGGACTTCGGCGAAGCCCGGTCGGCCGTCGTTGTCCTGATCGATGGACTTGGCGGACGCATGTTGTCCGGACACGCCGCGCATACCCCCTATTTGCGCGGATTGCTTCGTACCGGACGTCGGCTGCAGGCCGGTTTTCCGTCGACAACTGCGAATTCGCTGTCGACGCTCGGCACCGGGCTGCTTCCCGGTGCGCACGGCGTCGTCGGATACCGCGTGCTCGACCCCGATCTCGATGTCATCTTGAACCAGCTGACCTGGAACAAGCCGACCGATCCAAAGACATGGGTACCGGCGCCGACGCTGCTCGAGGTACTCAGCGAGACCCAACTCGACGTTGTCAGCTTCGGCGAGGCAAAGTTCGCTGCGCGCGGTTTGAATCAAGCATCGCTGCGCGGGGGCCGTTTCGTTCCGTCGAAGACCCTGCGTGAACGCGTCGACCACGCGGCAGGCGAACTACGGCGTCCCGGATCTCATCTTGCGTATTTGTACTGGGGTGATCTGGACAAGATAGGCCATCAGCACGGCGTGGATTCGTGGGCCTGGCTTGAAGAATTGGAGCGCATCGATTCGGAGTTGAAACGACTTGCGGCGTCCGTGCCACCCGACACGTTGCTCGTGATTACGGCCGATCACGGAATGGTGGATGTGCCCCATGCGGACCGTCTCGATTTGGCCGACCGGCCGGAGCTTCGTGCCGGACTGCGCCATGTGGGCGGCGAACCGCGCGCCGTGCACCTGTATGCCGAATCAGGAGCGACGCCGGACGTGGCAGCGGCCTGGCGCGAGACCGTCGGAGACAAGGCGGAAGTCATCACTCGTGACGAAGCCATCGCCGAGGGGCTGTTCGGTCCTGTCGCCCCGAGGAACCTGGAACGGATTGGGAATGTTCTGGTGATTTCGGCGCCGGGTTTCTCCGTCGTCGATTCCGCGAACGAATCTCCGGCGGCGCTGGCGTTGATCGGTCATCATGGCGGCTTGACCCTTGACGAGCTCGAGATCCCACTGCTTTGGACGGTGTCGTAG
- a CDS encoding thymidine kinase: MARLVFFSGTMDCGKSTLALQMAHNRASAGQRGLLFTRDDRAGDSVLSSRLGLQSEALEVTDDTDFWDIVASTRTHGGTVDFVIADEAQFFTPRQIEQLANVVDEMNVDVFAFGITSDFRTRLFPGSARLIELADRVEVLQVEALCWCGARATHNARTVRGVMVTEGEQVVVGNVDDAAPTVASADDADVGYETLCRRHHMRRMTRVSAQMLAASDQPLPFDPPVCRAIQR; encoded by the coding sequence GTGGCGCGGCTCGTCTTCTTCTCCGGCACCATGGACTGCGGTAAATCGACGCTGGCCCTGCAAATGGCGCACAACCGCGCATCGGCCGGGCAACGTGGATTGCTGTTTACTCGCGACGACCGTGCCGGCGACTCGGTGCTGTCCTCGCGTCTCGGGTTGCAAAGCGAAGCTCTCGAGGTGACTGACGACACGGACTTCTGGGACATTGTCGCGTCCACGCGCACGCACGGCGGCACCGTCGATTTCGTCATCGCCGACGAAGCGCAATTCTTCACACCCCGGCAGATCGAACAATTGGCAAATGTCGTGGACGAGATGAACGTGGACGTGTTCGCATTCGGCATCACGTCGGACTTCCGTACGCGGCTCTTTCCCGGCTCGGCCAGGCTCATCGAACTTGCCGATCGGGTCGAGGTCTTGCAGGTCGAGGCGTTGTGCTGGTGCGGGGCGCGCGCCACTCACAACGCGCGGACTGTCCGGGGCGTCATGGTCACGGAAGGCGAGCAGGTTGTGGTCGGAAACGTCGACGACGCGGCGCCGACCGTGGCCTCGGCCGACGACGCGGACGTCGGCTACGAGACCTTGTGCCGGCGTCACCATATGCGCCGGATGACGCGGGTATCGGCCCAGATGCTTGCCGCCTCCGACCAGCCGTTGCCATTCGACCCTCCGGTGTGCCGGGCCATACAACGCTAG
- a CDS encoding HNH endonuclease signature motif containing protein yields MKSTDDVPDLAGRASDPASEVAPLSVTDVLESIVGADAAGLDAGACLELAGRCAQLAAFVQARQTEFLAAFGSYRTDPDKAFDADGAFTEASGVPGMDDDKPAASSPETTNAGAANAGAADPIAAANAVGPADCAGFTARDIFAESLVRWAGDEVGCELDIAGRTGASRLIESELAVMCLPRTLAAFKAGRISARRYRKILDQAGHLPAALARQLDDTIDGWDEGISYDAFSRRLKRWIMAHQPQTTEDDHARVITDRRVEFMPDAAGAAWLMAYGPADRLAVLYRRLDKAAHATDGADTRTSPQKRFDLLADESTSDDNSAADGSRWRIGVTIPVTTLLGGTLPGHMNGYGPIPAAMARRLAAGAGWIERILTDPITSRPIDAERGHYRLTTGAQQYIRARNTTCTLPACSKPAEQCELDHLKPWPEGDSDPDNLQPVCKSHHQAKTTRRFHSIPLPPDTPGGPRIIRWTLPTGHQYDTYEDTDPDATAEELAYLDFVATQADKTIAKQDHARRHHAKRLNRMRSRAQSAG; encoded by the coding sequence ATGAAGAGCACGGACGACGTTCCCGATCTCGCGGGTAGGGCTTCCGACCCCGCGAGTGAGGTTGCGCCGTTGTCGGTGACGGATGTGTTGGAGTCGATCGTCGGGGCGGACGCGGCAGGCTTGGATGCGGGTGCGTGTTTGGAGTTGGCGGGTCGGTGTGCACAGTTGGCGGCGTTCGTCCAGGCGCGGCAGACGGAGTTTCTTGCCGCGTTCGGCTCGTATCGTACGGATCCGGATAAGGCGTTTGACGCGGACGGCGCGTTCACTGAGGCGTCGGGCGTCCCCGGCATGGACGATGACAAACCCGCTGCGAGCAGCCCCGAAACGACGAACGCCGGCGCGGCGAACGCCGGCGCGGCTGATCCGATCGCTGCGGCGAACGCTGTCGGCCCGGCCGACTGTGCGGGATTCACTGCTCGTGACATTTTTGCCGAGAGTCTGGTCCGGTGGGCCGGGGACGAGGTCGGGTGTGAGCTCGATATTGCCGGGCGGACCGGAGCGTCTCGGCTCATCGAGTCGGAATTGGCCGTGATGTGTCTGCCGCGCACGCTGGCAGCGTTCAAGGCCGGGCGGATCTCGGCGCGCCGGTACCGGAAGATCCTCGACCAGGCCGGGCACCTTCCCGCGGCCCTGGCCCGGCAGCTGGACGACACGATCGACGGCTGGGACGAGGGCATTTCCTATGACGCGTTTTCCAGGCGGCTCAAACGGTGGATCATGGCCCACCAGCCCCAAACCACCGAAGACGACCACGCGCGCGTGATCACCGACCGGCGCGTGGAGTTCATGCCCGACGCTGCCGGCGCGGCCTGGTTGATGGCATACGGGCCGGCCGACCGTCTCGCCGTGCTCTACCGGCGCCTCGACAAGGCCGCGCACGCCACCGACGGCGCCGACACGCGCACGAGCCCGCAAAAACGCTTCGACCTCCTCGCCGACGAGAGCACGAGCGACGATAACTCGGCCGCGGACGGGTCGCGGTGGCGGATCGGCGTGACCATCCCGGTCACCACGCTCCTCGGCGGCACGCTACCCGGGCACATGAACGGGTACGGGCCCATCCCCGCGGCCATGGCCCGCCGCCTGGCCGCCGGAGCCGGATGGATCGAACGCATCCTCACCGACCCGATCACCAGCAGGCCCATCGACGCCGAACGCGGCCACTACCGACTCACGACCGGCGCGCAACAATACATCCGCGCCCGCAACACCACCTGCACCCTCCCGGCCTGCAGCAAACCCGCCGAACAATGCGAACTCGACCATCTGAAACCCTGGCCCGAAGGCGACTCGGACCCGGACAACCTTCAACCGGTCTGCAAATCACATCACCAAGCCAAAACAACACGCCGATTCCACTCGATACCCCTCCCGCCGGACACCCCCGGCGGACCACGAATCATCCGCTGGACCCTGCCCACCGGACACCAATACGACACCTACGAAGACACCGACCCCGACGCCACCGCCGAAGAACTCGCCTACCTCGACTTCGTCGCAACCCAAGCCGACAAAACCATCGCCAAACAAGACCACGCCCGCCGCCACCACGCCAAACGCCTGAACCGGATGCGAAGTCGCGCCCAATCAGCAGGCTAG
- a CDS encoding DUF3995 domain-containing protein → MSSSVEVQGKRNTIPTSLVAAGVFGTIHAVFSLLWAAGGTWLLWSVGSSLQESFRGREWLLFFVGGLKFVAALGPVMLAYFGWPARKFTRVVCWIGALVLIVWGGLNTITGNLVLAGVISPEHGYDRAGMIGHAYLWDPLFLVWGITLVVGLFAKGNPRGGHTSR, encoded by the coding sequence ATGAGCTCTTCTGTCGAGGTTCAGGGTAAGCGGAATACCATACCGACCAGTCTTGTGGCCGCTGGCGTATTCGGGACTATTCATGCGGTTTTCAGCTTGCTTTGGGCCGCGGGTGGAACATGGCTGCTCTGGTCGGTTGGCAGTAGCTTGCAGGAGAGCTTCCGCGGCCGCGAATGGTTGCTGTTCTTTGTCGGTGGGCTGAAGTTCGTCGCTGCCCTTGGCCCGGTCATGCTCGCATACTTCGGCTGGCCGGCCCGCAAATTCACTCGCGTGGTGTGCTGGATCGGCGCTCTGGTTTTGATTGTCTGGGGTGGCCTGAACACCATCACCGGGAACCTTGTTCTTGCGGGCGTCATTAGTCCTGAACACGGTTACGATCGTGCCGGCATGATCGGTCACGCGTATTTATGGGATCCGTTGTTCCTCGTCTGGGGAATTACATTGGTCGTAGGCCTCTTCGCCAAGGGAAATCCGCGAGGGGGCCACACCTCAAGGTGA
- a CDS encoding MFS transporter, which yields MPPSDSSNEQDATGNESLPVLKNRSFRQLWLANFSGDMGNQVTSFALSITAVVFLHASAFEVALIAALARSANLILGIPAGVWIDRWPRKWVLVSAALLQTLVVASVPVAYASDSLTVVQLIIIAPLLSISELFFDVAHTAVLPPLVGRDRVSEANARLSVSDNTARIVGPGAAGALLKIVSAPLLYVVSTAASLLTAVMASTINVSEKPTITRDREKFWPSMTAGLRYVGKSVVLRTFMINAGTVNLGAGLIGAIYPLFILRDLGLTASQMGLALSIGAVGGIAGSIAGLPIMKLLGEIRTILVAICCLPIIFVLAPLTPFVPLPDFALVSTVEFLLSFAIVTYGISSSGIVARVTPNAMLGRVTSARRFVTLGSIPLGSLLGGATATWLGNDIALFLSVACIVGGAGNMLVSPLRSHRTLPTGWEAPAL from the coding sequence ATGCCCCCGTCCGACTCCTCAAACGAGCAGGACGCGACAGGGAACGAGTCACTTCCGGTGTTGAAGAACCGGAGTTTTCGGCAGTTGTGGCTTGCGAATTTTTCCGGCGACATGGGCAATCAAGTCACCTCCTTCGCGCTCAGCATCACTGCGGTGGTGTTCCTGCACGCGTCGGCGTTCGAGGTCGCTCTCATCGCGGCGCTGGCGCGCAGCGCAAACCTCATCTTGGGCATCCCCGCCGGCGTGTGGATCGACCGGTGGCCGCGCAAATGGGTCCTCGTGAGCGCCGCACTGTTACAGACTCTTGTAGTTGCCTCCGTACCGGTGGCATACGCATCCGACAGCCTAACCGTCGTCCAGTTGATCATCATTGCTCCACTGCTCAGCATTTCCGAATTGTTCTTCGACGTCGCGCACACAGCTGTGCTACCGCCGCTGGTCGGACGTGACCGAGTGTCGGAGGCAAACGCAAGATTGAGCGTGTCCGACAACACCGCGCGCATCGTCGGCCCCGGTGCCGCCGGCGCACTGCTGAAGATCGTGTCGGCGCCGCTGCTGTACGTGGTGTCAACTGCCGCGAGTCTCTTGACGGCCGTTATGGCCTCCACGATTAATGTCAGCGAGAAGCCGACAATTACGCGAGACCGGGAGAAGTTTTGGCCGTCCATGACCGCCGGCCTTCGTTATGTCGGCAAGAGCGTTGTCTTGCGCACGTTCATGATCAACGCCGGCACCGTCAATCTCGGTGCCGGACTAATCGGAGCGATCTACCCGCTTTTCATCTTGCGCGATCTCGGCCTCACGGCAAGTCAGATGGGCCTGGCACTGTCGATCGGCGCTGTCGGCGGCATCGCCGGATCGATTGCCGGACTTCCAATCATGAAGCTACTGGGCGAGATCCGCACGATCCTCGTAGCCATCTGCTGCCTGCCCATCATTTTCGTGCTGGCCCCGCTGACGCCCTTTGTCCCGCTCCCGGACTTCGCTCTCGTGAGCACCGTGGAATTCCTGCTCTCGTTTGCCATCGTCACCTACGGCATCAGCAGCAGCGGGATCGTCGCGCGAGTGACTCCGAACGCGATGCTCGGGCGCGTCACGAGTGCACGACGCTTCGTCACACTCGGATCAATTCCATTGGGGTCTCTGCTCGGCGGCGCCACCGCCACCTGGCTCGGCAACGATATCGCCCTGTTTCTATCCGTCGCCTGCATCGTCGGAGGGGCCGGGAACATGCTCGTGTCACCACTGCGCTCACATCGAACGCTCCCAACCGGCTGGGAAGCACCTGCGCTCTGA
- a CDS encoding GtrA family protein — protein MGTKAVKVQKLRRRFGGIGDLVTELAKFGTVGSIAFLVDIGVYNALRFTVMEAHPIGAKVVSVFVATVFSWIGSRHWTFKHKTTRPPAREFVWFATINAGGLLIAAVCLYVSHYVLGFTSKLDDNISGNVIGLILGTAFRYLMYKFLLYRMPARRIASSEEPVESLD, from the coding sequence GGTTTGGCGGCATCGGTGATTTAGTTACCGAGCTCGCCAAGTTCGGCACTGTCGGAAGCATCGCTTTCCTCGTTGACATCGGCGTCTACAACGCACTGCGCTTCACTGTCATGGAAGCGCACCCGATCGGCGCCAAGGTCGTGTCGGTATTCGTGGCGACCGTCTTTTCCTGGATCGGTAGCCGCCATTGGACCTTCAAACACAAGACCACCAGGCCGCCGGCGCGAGAATTCGTGTGGTTTGCCACCATTAACGCCGGCGGTCTGCTCATTGCGGCAGTGTGTCTTTACGTCTCGCATTACGTGCTCGGGTTCACCTCCAAGCTTGACGACAACATCTCCGGTAACGTGATCGGCTTGATTCTCGGCACGGCGTTCCGATACCTCATGTACAAGTTCTTGCTCTATCGAATGCCGGCACGCCGGATCGCGTCGAGCGAGGAGCCGGTCGAAAGCCTGGATTGA